Part of the Deinococcota bacterium genome is shown below.
GCCTGAGCGAGATCGCCGAGCGGCTGGGCGGCCGGCTCGAGGGTGAGGACGGCGAGGCACGCGGTCTGGCCGGCCCGCGGCAGCCCAGCGAGGCTTGCATCGTGGTGCTCGAGCGCTCGGCCGCGCTGGACGGACTCGAGCGCTCGGCCGCGCTGGTGGTGGCGGAAGACCTCGAGCTTCCCGGGCCTCCCGCCAGCCTGATCCGCGTCAGCGACCCCCGCCTGGCTCTCGCCCGCTTGAGCGCGCTCTTCGACTCGAGGCCGAGAACGCCGGCAGGCATTCATGGCTCGGCCTCGGTTCATCCCTCGGCCCGCCTGGGCGAGGACGTGGCGGTGGGCGCACAGGCTGTGCTGGAAGAGGGCGTGGTCGTCGGCAACGGTGCCGAGATCGGCGCGGGCTGTTTTTTGGGCGCGGGCGTGGTCGTCGGCGCGGCAACGCGGCTGCACGCGGGCGTCACCATTTGTGACGGCGTCAGGCTGGGCGAGCGCGTGCTCGTCCACAGCGGTGCGGTCGTCGGCGCGGACGGCTTCGGCTTCGTGCGCGGCCCGGAGGGCGCCGTCAAGATCCACCACCTGGGCGGCGTCGAGATCGGCGATGACGTCGAGATCGGCGCGAACAGCTGCATCGACCGCGGCACCCTGGGGAGCACGCGCATCGGGCCGCGCACCAAGATCGACAACCTGGTGCAGATCGCTCACAACGTCCAGATCGGTGCGGACTGCCTCATCGCCGGCCACTCGGGCGTCGCCGGCAGCTCGGTCTTGGAGGACGGCGTCGTCCTGGGCGGCGGCGTCAGCGTCACCGACCACGTCCGCATCGGCCGGAGCGCCCGCTTGGCGGGCCGCAGCGGCGTGACCAAGAGCGTGCCGCCCGGCGAGACCTGGGCGGGCTTTCCCGCTCAGCCGCAGCGCAAGTGGGTGCGGCAACTCTACCTCCTCGGCCGCTTGGGCGAAATCTGGGATATGCTGAAGGAAGAGTGGCGAACGAAGTCATAATCAGCGGCAGGGCGCTTCACAGCGGCCTTATGAGCCACGTTCGCTTGCATCCCGCCGAAGGCGGGGTGCGGTTTTTTTTAGAGGGCAAGACCGTGATCGCGCGCCTGGACCACGTTACCGACACTCACCGCTGCACCGTCCTCGGCGCGGAGGGGGTCAAGGTGGCACTCGTCGAGCACCTGCTCGCGGCGCTGCACATCCGCGGCTGGTGGCGGGGCTTGGTGATCGAGCTGAGCGCGGCCGAACTGCCCATCTTGGACGGCTCGGCGCAGGAATGGTTGGCGGCCTTGGACCTCTTGGGCAGCCCGCCGCCGCCGCCGCCGCCGCTCCAGGTCGCCCGCCCCTGGCGGCGCGCCTACGGCAGCTCTCGCGTGAGCGTGACGCCCGGCGCGCGGCGGCTCTGCTGCCACATCGCCTTCGACCACCCCGCCATCGGCGAACAACGCTGGTGCGGCGGTCCGGAGGGCTTCACCGCACTGGCCGGAGCGCGCACCTTCGGCTTTCTGAGCGAGCTCGAGTCGCTCCGGGCTCGAGGCCTGGCCGGCGCCGCCGGCTTGAGCAATGTAGCCGTCTTCGCTGAAGAGGCACCCCTTGCGCCCTTACGATTTGCTGACGAGCCTGTCCGTCATAAGGCCTTGGACGCGCTTGGTGACTTTTTCTTGCTGGGCAGGCCGCTTCAGGCCGCCTTGCGCATCAGCAGGGGATCGCACCGGGTCCACAGTCAGACCATGCGCGACATGATAGCCTGCGGGCTGGTGAACGGAGCGCACCTTTGAAACGTCTCAAGGTCGCCGTTGTCGGCTTCGGCGTGATGGGCAAATACCACGCCAACGTCTACGCTGCTCTGCCCCACACCGACCTCGTCGCGGTCGTCGATCCCGACCCCTTGCGCTGCCTCGAGGCCGAGACGACCTATGCGGTTCGCTCCTTCTGCCATGCCTGTGCCATGTTGGAGAGCTTCAGGCCCGACGCCGTCAGCATCGCCGCCCCCACCTCCTGCCACTACGAGCTGACCAAACGCTTTTTGGAGGCGGGCGTTCACGTCCTCGTCGAGAAGCCCGTCGCCA
Proteins encoded:
- a CDS encoding UDP-3-O-acyl-N-acetylglucosamine deacetylase encodes the protein MANEVIISGRALHSGLMSHVRLHPAEGGVRFFLEGKTVIARLDHVTDTHRCTVLGAEGVKVALVEHLLAALHIRGWWRGLVIELSAAELPILDGSAQEWLAALDLLGSPPPPPPPLQVARPWRRAYGSSRVSVTPGARRLCCHIAFDHPAIGEQRWCGGPEGFTALAGARTFGFLSELESLRARGLAGAAGLSNVAVFAEEAPLAPLRFADEPVRHKALDALGDFFLLGRPLQAALRISRGSHRVHSQTMRDMIACGLVNGAHL
- the lpxD gene encoding UDP-3-O-(3-hydroxymyristoyl)glucosamine N-acyltransferase; the protein is MRLSEIAERLGGRLEGEDGEARGLAGPRQPSEACIVVLERSAALDGLERSAALVVAEDLELPGPPASLIRVSDPRLALARLSALFDSRPRTPAGIHGSASVHPSARLGEDVAVGAQAVLEEGVVVGNGAEIGAGCFLGAGVVVGAATRLHAGVTICDGVRLGERVLVHSGAVVGADGFGFVRGPEGAVKIHHLGGVEIGDDVEIGANSCIDRGTLGSTRIGPRTKIDNLVQIAHNVQIGADCLIAGHSGVAGSSVLEDGVVLGGGVSVTDHVRIGRSARLAGRSGVTKSVPPGETWAGFPAQPQRKWVRQLYLLGRLGEIWDMLKEEWRTKS